Proteins from a genomic interval of Ignavibacteria bacterium:
- a CDS encoding thioredoxin family protein: MKNYFILSFLIVFSLHGYSQTVNQVITDERSGKPMLRGLCTSEVLKSDTSFSWWFESEYENYVPNDSVIRYIILKDVQISIVMGTWCGDTRKQLPRFIKLLDQLEFDKNNLTMYAVDRKKKAEGIDIDYFVIERVPTFIFYKNNFELGRIIETPNVSLEGDMMNILSDMEKK; encoded by the coding sequence GTGAAAAATTATTTTATCCTATCCTTCTTAATCGTGTTTTCATTGCATGGATATTCCCAAACAGTAAATCAAGTAATAACTGATGAACGTTCCGGTAAACCAATGCTTCGGGGATTATGCACTTCTGAAGTTCTAAAATCTGACACATCCTTTTCTTGGTGGTTTGAATCAGAATATGAAAACTACGTACCTAACGATTCGGTTATACGGTACATCATTTTGAAAGATGTTCAAATATCTATTGTAATGGGTACTTGGTGCGGCGATACGCGGAAACAGCTTCCACGTTTTATAAAGCTACTCGATCAATTGGAATTTGATAAAAATAACTTAACGATGTATGCGGTAGATAGGAAAAAGAAAGCTGAAGGAATAGATATCGATTATTTTGTAATTGAACGTGTACCAACATTCATTTTCTATAAAAACAACTTTGAGCTGGGAAGAATAATTGAAACACCAAATGTTTCGCTTGAAGGGGATATGATGAATATTTTAAGTGATATGGAAAAGAAGTAA
- a CDS encoding DUF1844 domain-containing protein, with the protein MTEMAEKKIHQAMFLQLILQYQTTAMIGMGKIKNPMTDKIEREMDHAKFSIDMLDMLKSKTNGNLESDEEKFLDQILRDLKLNYVEESGKDKTSSKSENDKTETKSADFEGEKSAE; encoded by the coding sequence ATGACAGAAATGGCTGAAAAGAAAATACACCAAGCAATGTTTTTGCAATTGATACTCCAATATCAGACTACTGCAATGATTGGAATGGGTAAAATAAAAAACCCAATGACAGATAAAATCGAACGTGAAATGGATCATGCAAAATTTTCAATAGATATGCTTGATATGTTAAAAAGTAAAACAAATGGCAATCTGGAAAGTGATGAAGAAAAATTCTTAGACCAAATTCTAAGAGACCTCAAATTGAACTACGTTGAAGAGAGCGGCAAAGATAAAACTTCTTCTAAAAGCGAAAATGATAAAACCGAAACCAAGAGCGCTGATTTTGAGGGAGAAAAAAGTGCAGAATAA
- a CDS encoding glycosyltransferase family 2 protein, translating to MTISACITAFNEELNIQKTLKSLNWVNEIIFVDCESSDRTAEIAQKYNCKIFSQPNNSNLNVNKNFGFSKASSDWILCLDADEVIPQELKLEIQALMKKSIVEHGFFLKRKNNYFGKFLMHGGNYPDKQLRLFRNGFGKFPAKHVHERLKVQGKIGILTEPFEHYPYRDIKQYVEKLNFYTTFESVYRYNGGQRFSANNFFMVLFSAFIRFLRRYFFKLGFLDGFQGFAAAFFDYVSQMLIQIKLWEVCRNDRNG from the coding sequence ATGACAATTTCAGCTTGTATAACCGCATTCAACGAAGAACTCAATATTCAAAAAACATTGAAAAGTCTTAACTGGGTTAATGAGATCATTTTTGTCGATTGCGAAAGCTCAGACCGCACTGCGGAAATCGCTCAAAAATATAATTGTAAAATATTTTCACAGCCGAATAATTCTAATCTCAACGTAAATAAGAATTTTGGATTTTCCAAAGCATCATCAGATTGGATTCTATGTCTAGACGCTGATGAAGTAATTCCGCAAGAATTAAAACTTGAGATTCAAGCTTTAATGAAGAAAAGTATAGTCGAGCATGGTTTTTTTCTTAAGCGAAAAAATAATTATTTCGGAAAGTTTCTGATGCATGGAGGGAATTATCCTGATAAGCAGCTTAGGCTTTTTAGAAATGGTTTTGGTAAATTTCCGGCAAAGCATGTTCATGAAAGATTGAAGGTTCAGGGAAAAATTGGAATCCTGACCGAACCATTTGAGCATTATCCCTATCGAGACATAAAACAATACGTCGAGAAGCTCAATTTTTATACAACCTTTGAAAGTGTGTACAGATATAACGGAGGTCAGAGGTTTTCAGCTAATAATTTTTTTATGGTTTTATTCTCTGCTTTCATTAGATTTTTAAGAAGATATTTTTTCAAATTAGGTTTCCTTGATGGATTTCAAGGTTTTGCTGCAGCTTTTTTTGATTATGTAAGTCAAATGTTAATTCAAATTAAATTATGGGAGGTATGCCGAAATGACAGAAATGGCTGA
- a CDS encoding ABC transporter ATP-binding protein, whose product MNKTRLNRRKVYFRVIKYVKPYWRHLIGVLLTTIFFTIFSGLSIYLTIPLLETLFQTEIQAENSNLSTVELNLKPKAETSGSGFLSSIKDELSGVMFSFIDKPSKRESLFRICLIIVLAFLFKAIFGYAQSYLMAYVEQGFIRDLRNQTFAHLNKLSLRYFTNERIGNLISRITNDITMINTGISASFVTLAKEPLLLIVFLLLALAISWQLTILSLVVMPFSLVIISWLGVKLYKQSYLLQAKMADLTSFLQEKIYGTKIVKAFNMENRENENFFSLTNHFFKIILKITRIRNIASPVTEFLSIVAGVLIIWYGGIQVLESQTLKASEFLGFLFIIFQIMPPIKELSNVANRLQESTAAASRVFEVIDEPVSVTSSPSSKPFNEFEDKIVFDNVSFYYEKNHVDILNNIDFQVNRGEVIALVGPSGAGKTTLVDLLTRFYDVTSGAILIDGIDIRDYDLKSLRDHIGIVTQDSILFNDSIRNNISYGFENPLDEEIIEAAKAANANEFITKLHMGYETVIGERGLKLSGGQRQRLSIARALLKNPPIMIFDEATSALDSESEILVQEAIERMMKNRTTFVIAHRLSTVRKANKIIVIDKGKIVQIGRHNELISDTTGLYNRLYTLQFMMDEESE is encoded by the coding sequence ATGAATAAAACCAGACTCAATAGACGCAAAGTTTATTTTCGAGTTATCAAATACGTAAAACCATATTGGCGTCATTTGATAGGTGTATTACTGACGACAATATTTTTCACTATTTTCAGCGGGCTCTCCATTTATTTAACAATCCCGTTGCTGGAAACTTTATTTCAAACCGAAATTCAAGCTGAGAATTCTAATCTTTCAACCGTCGAATTGAATCTGAAGCCGAAAGCAGAAACTTCCGGTTCAGGATTTTTATCTAGTATTAAGGATGAACTCTCAGGTGTGATGTTTTCGTTTATAGATAAACCTTCAAAAAGGGAATCGTTATTCAGAATATGTTTGATAATTGTACTCGCATTTTTATTCAAGGCAATATTTGGTTATGCTCAATCTTATTTAATGGCTTATGTTGAACAGGGATTTATTCGTGACTTAAGAAATCAAACTTTTGCTCATCTAAACAAATTATCGTTGAGATATTTTACTAATGAACGTATCGGAAATTTAATTTCTCGGATCACAAACGATATAACTATGATAAATACTGGCATTTCAGCGAGTTTTGTTACTTTGGCAAAAGAACCACTTTTGCTTATTGTTTTTCTTTTGCTTGCACTTGCAATAAGCTGGCAGTTGACAATTCTTTCGTTAGTTGTAATGCCATTTTCTTTGGTAATAATCAGTTGGCTCGGTGTTAAACTTTATAAACAGAGTTATTTGCTTCAGGCAAAAATGGCAGACCTCACTTCATTCCTTCAAGAGAAGATCTATGGAACGAAAATCGTAAAAGCGTTCAACATGGAAAATAGAGAGAATGAAAACTTCTTTTCACTTACTAATCATTTTTTCAAAATAATTCTTAAAATCACGCGAATCAGAAATATCGCTTCTCCTGTTACGGAGTTTTTAAGTATTGTCGCAGGAGTATTAATTATTTGGTATGGCGGGATTCAGGTTCTTGAGTCACAGACATTAAAGGCAAGTGAGTTTCTAGGATTCCTTTTCATAATATTTCAAATTATGCCGCCAATTAAAGAATTGAGCAATGTAGCTAATCGTTTGCAAGAATCAACTGCTGCTGCATCAAGAGTTTTTGAGGTAATTGATGAACCAGTTTCCGTTACAAGCTCACCGAGCAGTAAACCATTTAATGAGTTTGAAGATAAAATAGTTTTTGACAATGTATCGTTTTACTATGAAAAAAATCATGTTGACATTTTAAATAATATTGATTTTCAAGTTAATCGTGGAGAAGTAATTGCGCTCGTTGGTCCAAGCGGGGCTGGAAAAACAACTCTCGTTGACCTTCTTACAAGATTCTATGATGTTACATCAGGGGCAATTTTAATTGATGGAATAGATATTCGAGATTACGATTTGAAATCACTGCGGGATCACATTGGAATTGTAACTCAAGATTCAATTCTTTTTAATGACTCAATTAGAAACAACATTAGTTATGGTTTCGAAAATCCATTAGATGAAGAAATAATCGAAGCAGCGAAAGCAGCGAACGCAAATGAATTCATTACTAAACTTCATATGGGGTATGAGACAGTAATTGGTGAACGCGGGTTAAAATTATCCGGCGGTCAGCGCCAAAGACTTTCAATTGCCAGAGCTTTATTGAAAAATCCACCAATCATGATTTTTGATGAAGCTACTTCAGCATTAGACAGTGAGTCTGAGATTCTTGTGCAAGAAGCAATTGAGAGGATGATGAAGAATCGTACAACATTTGTTATTGCTCATAGATTGAGCACTGTTAGAAAAGCAAATAAAATAATCGTAATAGATAAAGGAAAAATTGTTCAAATCGGCAGGCACAATGAGTTAATTTCTGATACAACAGGTCTATACAATCGTCTTTACACATTGCAATTCATGATGGATGAGGAGTCCGAATGA
- a CDS encoding glycosyltransferase family 2 protein → MRKPLSLVITTFNEEKNISRCLESAKWADEIILIDSFSTDRTIELASKFNVKIIQREYPGSSRQVEFGINQTINDWVFVIDADEEISKELREEIESILTAKEHSISAFEIPRKVFFLGKWIEHSGWYPDYQLRFFRKDSVSAVHAEVHGFFRAKTKAAKLQGLLYHYTYHTLYDYLQRINYYTSLHVSNKFSDPKNKKVRWYHLVVNPIGAFIRLFFSNRGYKDGFQGFILALFSSIYTMALYAKIWEYRKCKESSRELPPITNLDFQKRRDYR, encoded by the coding sequence ATGAGAAAACCTCTTAGCTTAGTAATTACCACCTTTAATGAAGAAAAAAATATCTCACGATGTCTTGAAAGCGCAAAGTGGGCTGATGAAATTATTTTAATTGATTCTTTTAGTACAGACCGAACGATTGAATTAGCGAGTAAATTTAACGTGAAAATTATCCAACGTGAGTATCCTGGATCATCAAGGCAAGTCGAGTTTGGAATTAATCAAACGATAAATGATTGGGTTTTTGTAATTGATGCTGATGAAGAAATCTCTAAAGAGCTTAGAGAAGAAATTGAATCAATTTTAACCGCAAAAGAACATTCTATTTCTGCATTTGAAATTCCTAGAAAAGTATTTTTTCTTGGAAAATGGATCGAGCACAGCGGCTGGTATCCAGATTATCAACTAAGATTTTTTAGAAAAGATTCCGTGTCGGCAGTTCATGCTGAAGTACATGGATTTTTTCGTGCAAAAACTAAGGCAGCTAAATTACAAGGACTTTTATATCATTACACATATCATACTTTGTATGATTATCTGCAGAGAATTAATTATTACACATCTCTCCATGTTTCGAATAAATTCTCAGATCCTAAAAACAAAAAAGTTCGCTGGTATCATCTTGTTGTGAATCCGATTGGAGCTTTTATTAGACTTTTCTTTTCGAACAGAGGTTATAAAGACGGATTCCAAGGATTTATCCTTGCTCTCTTTTCATCAATTTATACAATGGCACTATATGCAAAAATCTGGGAATATCGAAAATGTAAAGAGTCAAGCAGAGAGCTTCCTCCAATTACTAATTTAGATTTTCAAAAGAGACGAGATTATAGATAG
- a CDS encoding site-2 protease family protein, producing the protein MSEIEIDVRLVMFLISLPIFFLSLAIHEYAHAFSAFKLGDDTAKSAGRLTLNPFKHIDLIGTVLMPIAAYASGFALIGWAKPVPVNPNSFANKRLGDGIVSFVGPLSNLIVALTLFSVILFFPSSSVFEFSNSTITSHDLLWYGVFLNVFLGFFNLLPIPPLDGVHILHSIFYNKYTEKYANVGFIGSFILLIFIYSPFWKYFISTVNSTMNWLIRISNSML; encoded by the coding sequence ATGAGTGAGATAGAAATTGATGTGAGATTAGTGATGTTCCTAATATCACTTCCAATATTTTTTCTTTCTTTAGCAATTCACGAGTACGCTCATGCTTTTAGTGCCTTTAAATTAGGAGATGATACTGCGAAGAGTGCAGGAAGATTAACTTTAAATCCATTTAAACACATTGATTTGATAGGAACAGTATTAATGCCGATTGCCGCTTATGCTTCTGGATTCGCATTGATCGGATGGGCTAAACCAGTCCCAGTTAATCCGAATTCTTTTGCAAATAAAAGACTTGGTGATGGAATCGTCTCATTCGTCGGACCTCTTTCGAATCTGATTGTTGCATTAACACTTTTTTCTGTGATTCTCTTTTTTCCTTCATCCTCAGTTTTTGAATTCAGTAACAGTACAATCACTTCCCACGATCTGCTATGGTATGGTGTGTTCTTAAATGTCTTCTTGGGATTCTTTAATTTGCTTCCAATTCCTCCGCTTGATGGCGTGCATATTTTGCATTCTATTTTTTATAATAAATACACAGAAAAATATGCTAATGTTGGATTCATTGGTTCTTTTATTTTGCTGATTTTCATTTACAGTCCATTTTGGAAGTATTTTATATCGACAGTAAATTCAACAATGAATTGGCTAATAAGAATTTCAAACAGTATGCTGTAA